In a single window of the Acidobacteriota bacterium genome:
- a CDS encoding mechanosensitive ion channel: protein MDWFLNVAPSVGTTAAAIVFLFVVHRILERGGARVEGRQFRNQLVMLALSLIALLVIVVSLPVSENLRGQLLAFFGILLSAAIALASTTLLGNALAGIMLKGAIRNFRMGDFIRCSEHFGRVSERGLLHTEIQTADRDLVTLPNLYLVSHPVKTVRGSGTIVSSAVSLGYDVPRDRVETSLLRAAETAGLKDPFVRILELGDTSISYRVAGLLEEVKKLVAAKSILNGEVMDQLHTDGVEIVSPTFMNTRSLPEDRRFIPQTKAAAGREVSRDSQTAEVVFDKADAAESLERMRTNAKEMDEEIDALKKELKKAEGDSERAAIETALAKLESRKQALSVAIAEREEKGGEDE from the coding sequence ATGGATTGGTTCCTGAATGTCGCTCCGTCCGTGGGCACGACCGCGGCGGCCATTGTTTTTCTCTTCGTGGTCCACCGAATCCTCGAGCGTGGCGGTGCACGAGTGGAAGGCCGCCAGTTCCGGAATCAACTCGTGATGCTCGCGCTCTCGCTGATCGCGCTCCTCGTCATCGTGGTCAGCCTTCCCGTGAGCGAGAACCTCCGCGGCCAACTCCTTGCCTTCTTCGGCATCCTGCTGAGCGCCGCAATTGCCCTTGCCTCGACGACGCTTCTCGGAAACGCCCTTGCCGGGATCATGCTCAAGGGAGCGATCCGGAACTTCCGCATGGGCGATTTCATCCGCTGCAGCGAGCACTTCGGCCGCGTCTCCGAGAGGGGACTGCTCCACACCGAGATCCAGACGGCAGATCGAGATCTCGTCACCCTGCCGAATCTGTATCTCGTTTCCCACCCGGTCAAGACGGTCCGGGGTTCCGGCACCATCGTCTCGTCCGCGGTGTCTCTGGGTTACGACGTACCGCGGGACAGGGTCGAGACCTCGCTCCTACGGGCCGCCGAAACCGCCGGACTGAAGGATCCGTTCGTCAGGATTCTCGAGCTCGGCGATACCTCGATCAGCTACCGCGTCGCCGGATTGCTGGAGGAAGTCAAGAAGCTGGTGGCCGCGAAGTCGATTCTCAACGGCGAGGTCATGGATCAACTGCACACCGACGGCGTGGAAATCGTGTCGCCGACCTTCATGAACACTCGCTCCCTGCCGGAGGATCGCCGGTTCATCCCGCAGACGAAGGCCGCTGCGGGGCGTGAGGTGTCGCGCGACTCACAGACCGCTGAGGTGGTATTCGACAAGGCGGACGCCGCCGAATCCCTCGAGAGGATGCGCACTAACGCGAAAGAGATGGACGAGGAGATCGACGCTCTGAAGAAAGAACTCAAGAAGGCGGAGGGAGATTCGGAACGGGCGGCCATCGAGACCGCCTTGGCCAAGCTCGAATCCAGAAAGCAAGCACTCAGCGTCGCGATCGCCGAGCGTGAAGAGAAGGGCGGCGAAGACGAGTGA